The proteins below come from a single Mesobacillus jeotgali genomic window:
- a CDS encoding ABC transporter permease: protein MRIRALVIRIIRQFLRDKRTLAMMLVAPLLILTMLHLVFNGENYVPKVGFVDAPAVVMEKLDLEDATVKEYDSAKIAKEDALVREIDGYITFNGPIIDKIVLEGSDPTVNGSVIKWIQQATKPLTPSQGNLAVDYLHGSDDMGQFDYFGPVLLGFFAFFFVFIISGISFLRERTSGTLEKLLASPLRKWEIVIGYVLGFGIFTMLQATLIAWYAIYVLGMLMEGSFVYVLVITLMLSMTALTLGTLLSAFANNEFQMIQFIPIIIVPQFFFSGLINLDTISDWLSWLGPITPLYYAAEALRDIMVRGYGWDAIYGNMLMLAGFSALFIFLNILALRKHRAV, encoded by the coding sequence ATGAGAATTAGAGCTTTAGTGATCAGGATTATCCGGCAATTCCTAAGGGATAAAAGGACACTTGCAATGATGCTTGTCGCCCCGCTCCTGATCCTGACGATGCTCCACCTTGTTTTTAACGGTGAAAACTATGTTCCAAAGGTCGGTTTTGTGGATGCTCCTGCTGTTGTAATGGAGAAGCTGGACCTCGAGGATGCCACAGTGAAAGAATATGACTCTGCAAAAATAGCAAAAGAGGATGCTTTGGTACGAGAAATTGACGGGTATATCACCTTTAATGGCCCTATAATAGATAAAATCGTTTTAGAAGGAAGCGACCCAACAGTTAATGGTTCGGTTATTAAATGGATCCAGCAAGCAACGAAGCCATTGACGCCATCACAGGGAAATCTGGCTGTCGATTATCTTCATGGCTCAGATGATATGGGACAGTTCGATTATTTCGGACCGGTTCTATTAGGGTTCTTCGCTTTCTTTTTCGTCTTCATCATATCCGGAATCTCTTTTTTAAGAGAAAGAACAAGCGGTACACTGGAAAAATTGCTGGCGAGCCCACTGCGGAAATGGGAAATCGTCATTGGCTATGTCCTTGGCTTCGGAATCTTCACGATGCTGCAGGCGACGCTGATTGCCTGGTATGCCATCTATGTCCTTGGAATGCTGATGGAAGGTTCCTTTGTCTATGTGTTAGTGATCACTTTAATGCTGTCAATGACAGCACTGACGCTCGGTACACTTTTGTCCGCATTCGCAAACAATGAGTTCCAGATGATTCAGTTCATCCCGATCATCATCGTACCGCAGTTCTTCTTTTCCGGACTGATCAATCTCGATACGATTTCCGATTGGCTGAGCTGGCTGGGGCCAATTACGCCGCTCTATTATGCTGCCGAAGCACTGCGTGATATTATGGTAAGAGGATACGGATGGGATGCCATCTACGGAAATATGCTGATGCTGGCCGGATTTTCAGCACTGTTCATCTTCCTTAATATTTTGGCATTGCGGAAACACCGCGCAGTTTGA
- a CDS encoding TetR/AcrR family transcriptional regulator, translating into MSDQDLNIDELIDGEDLTEKQRKIIISAIESFAEKGFSATSTSEIAKKAGVAEGTIFRHYKTKKDLLLAIVAPVMAKFVAPFIIKDLQKVLHQDYEHFEDFLTAMLLNRRDFLVKNLSTVKILVQEIPFHPELKELFKEHIALKVYAQFIKLVEYYQAKGQIMDIPAYSVFRMTFSTIFGYLIARYMILPEADWDDEAETERTIQFIMHGLAGPNSSKK; encoded by the coding sequence ATGAGTGACCAAGACTTAAACATTGATGAACTAATCGATGGCGAAGACCTGACCGAGAAGCAAAGGAAAATCATCATATCGGCGATTGAATCCTTTGCCGAAAAAGGGTTTTCCGCCACTTCAACCAGCGAAATCGCCAAAAAGGCAGGCGTTGCTGAAGGTACGATTTTTAGGCATTATAAAACGAAAAAGGATTTGCTGCTGGCAATTGTCGCTCCAGTAATGGCAAAGTTTGTGGCACCTTTTATCATAAAAGACTTGCAGAAGGTTCTTCATCAGGATTACGAGCATTTTGAAGATTTTCTTACTGCCATGCTTTTAAATCGCCGTGATTTCCTTGTTAAAAATCTTTCAACTGTTAAAATCCTGGTGCAGGAAATTCCGTTCCACCCTGAGTTAAAGGAATTGTTCAAGGAGCATATCGCCCTAAAAGTATATGCTCAATTCATAAAGCTTGTTGAGTATTATCAGGCAAAAGGCCAGATCATGGATATTCCGGCCTACAGCGTGTTTAGAATGACATTTTCAACAATTTTTGGCTATTTGATTGCACGATATATGATCCTGCCTGAAGCAGACTGGGATGATGAAGCAGAAACAGAGCGGACAATTCAATTCATCATGCATGGATTGGCAGGACCGAACAGCAGCAAAAAATAA
- the bshB2 gene encoding bacillithiol biosynthesis deacetylase BshB2, with product MEKERHVLVVFPHPDDEAFGVSGTIASHINMGTPVTYACLTLGQMGRNMGNPPFANRETLPAIRKKELKDAARAMGINDLRMLGFRDKTVEFEDENMLTNLMSSLITELNPSLVITFYPGYSVHPDHEATGAAVVRAVEKIPEADRPKLHCVAFSRNCVEELGEPDIVYDISAVADIKLDAIRAHRSQTELMLEEMADKLKEKDPKTLAWLNNERFWTYKFS from the coding sequence ATGGAAAAAGAAAGGCATGTTCTTGTCGTGTTCCCTCATCCTGATGATGAGGCATTCGGTGTTTCCGGAACAATCGCATCCCATATAAACATGGGAACGCCTGTCACATATGCCTGTTTGACACTTGGCCAGATGGGGCGGAATATGGGGAATCCCCCGTTCGCAAACCGGGAAACCCTTCCTGCTATACGGAAAAAGGAATTAAAGGACGCTGCGCGCGCGATGGGAATCAATGATTTGCGCATGCTCGGGTTCCGTGACAAGACGGTCGAGTTCGAGGATGAAAATATGCTGACCAACCTGATGTCTTCATTGATCACCGAATTGAATCCTTCGCTTGTCATCACCTTCTACCCCGGCTACTCCGTCCACCCGGACCACGAGGCAACCGGTGCAGCTGTGGTGCGAGCAGTTGAAAAAATTCCTGAAGCAGACAGGCCGAAGCTCCATTGCGTAGCGTTCTCACGAAACTGTGTCGAAGAGCTTGGCGAGCCGGATATCGTTTATGATATAAGTGCTGTCGCAGACATCAAGCTTGATGCAATCCGTGCACACCGCTCCCAGACTGAGCTGATGCTGGAAGAAATGGCTGATAAACTGAAGGAAAAAGATCCAAAAACATTGGCGTGGCTCAACAATGAACGCTTCTGGACCTATAAGTTCTCATGA
- a CDS encoding YojF family protein — protein MDPVIISEVQEALDRFKDKEVYIHLETTNGAYASHNNESFFSSGAYIRNAKVTYERAKITGEGPYRTGLKIPFGWVYAEGITHFEIDDKGRLLLAGHDFNGKLAVALEISETPFE, from the coding sequence ATGGATCCGGTGATTATATCCGAAGTCCAGGAAGCCCTGGACCGTTTTAAAGACAAAGAAGTCTATATCCATTTAGAAACAACAAATGGAGCATACGCATCCCACAACAACGAATCATTCTTCTCATCAGGCGCTTATATCCGCAATGCGAAGGTAACCTATGAACGCGCGAAGATAACTGGTGAAGGCCCTTATCGGACTGGTTTGAAAATACCTTTTGGCTGGGTTTATGCTGAAGGAATCACACACTTCGAAATTGATGACAAAGGAAGGCTGCTGCTTGCCGGCCATGATTTTAACGGAAAGCTTGCCGTCGCCCTTGAAATAAGTGAAACACCGTTCGAATAA
- a CDS encoding formate dehydrogenase subunit gamma, with translation MSNTQYSGVKVKRFSKGFVIAHAVNALSFFALYITALPMYTEWFDWLYPVLGGPEGARLLHRIFAIAFITPTFIWLIMDPKGFLRWGKELVTWKKRDIQFFTEFVKELFGFKFKHVKQTFFNAGEKINSIIQILTAILIIGSGFPMWFPDLFPKAVVQWAYVAHNVGFGLAIAVVVGHIYLSVIHKNSRPGYTGVITGEVPAEWAKDHYTEWYEEEVKKGNFPDLDKNKNKKKGA, from the coding sequence ATGAGTAATACGCAGTATTCAGGTGTGAAGGTTAAGCGTTTCTCGAAAGGTTTTGTTATCGCACATGCTGTGAACGCCCTTTCATTCTTTGCACTGTATATCACGGCCCTGCCAATGTATACAGAGTGGTTTGACTGGCTTTATCCAGTACTAGGCGGACCAGAAGGAGCGCGCCTGCTTCACAGGATATTCGCGATCGCCTTCATTACGCCTACTTTCATCTGGCTGATCATGGATCCTAAGGGGTTCCTGCGCTGGGGAAAAGAGCTTGTTACTTGGAAAAAAAGAGATATCCAGTTTTTCACTGAGTTCGTCAAAGAACTATTTGGCTTTAAGTTCAAGCATGTAAAACAAACATTCTTCAACGCTGGTGAGAAAATCAACTCAATCATCCAGATCCTGACTGCGATCCTAATTATCGGTTCCGGCTTCCCAATGTGGTTCCCGGACCTGTTCCCGAAAGCGGTCGTCCAGTGGGCATATGTTGCCCATAACGTTGGCTTCGGTCTGGCAATCGCGGTAGTGGTCGGCCATATCTATCTGAGTGTCATCCACAAAAACTCAAGACCGGGATACACTGGAGTCATTACAGGTGAGGTTCCTGCTGAGTGGGCGAAGGACCACTATACAGAATGGTATGAAGAAGAAGTCAAGAAGGGCAATTTCCCTGACCTTGATAAAAACAAGAACAAGAAAAAAGGCGCGTAA
- a CDS encoding 4Fe-4S dicluster domain-containing protein — translation MAEYIKYVDVTKCDGCRACMVACKNWNDLPAEPEEFQGSVQSHAKVTANTWNVLSFIEHEDSKGNLDYLFRHSSCFHCSEAACVKVCPEEAMHYTDFGTVDVNTDKCVGCGYCVQNCPFDVVQLATYKDKNGKEYKKAQKCTMCVDRLEEGMQPACVTTCHTDAMEFGTKEEMLKKAEKRLSEIKDKYPNAMIYNPEGVGGTHTVYVLAEKPSVYGLPEKPKVPTSAVVWKDYAQPIGKMMLGATSMALVGAFVSNKLFNKEGKGHEEDGGGSHE, via the coding sequence ATGGCGGAGTATATTAAATATGTCGATGTAACCAAGTGTGACGGCTGCCGCGCCTGTATGGTCGCCTGCAAAAACTGGAACGATCTTCCGGCTGAGCCGGAAGAGTTCCAGGGCAGCGTCCAGTCTCATGCGAAGGTAACAGCAAACACATGGAACGTCCTGTCATTCATTGAACACGAAGATTCAAAAGGCAATCTGGACTACCTTTTCCGCCATTCTTCATGCTTCCATTGCTCGGAAGCGGCTTGCGTTAAGGTTTGCCCTGAAGAAGCCATGCACTACACAGATTTCGGAACAGTGGATGTCAATACGGACAAATGCGTAGGCTGCGGCTACTGTGTGCAGAACTGCCCATTCGATGTTGTCCAGCTGGCGACTTACAAAGACAAAAACGGCAAGGAATACAAGAAGGCGCAGAAATGCACAATGTGCGTCGATCGTCTTGAAGAAGGCATGCAGCCTGCTTGTGTCACTACCTGCCATACAGACGCAATGGAATTTGGCACGAAAGAAGAAATGCTCAAGAAGGCTGAAAAGCGCCTGAGCGAAATCAAGGATAAGTATCCGAACGCAATGATTTACAACCCAGAAGGAGTCGGCGGTACACACACTGTTTATGTACTTGCTGAAAAACCATCTGTCTACGGGCTTCCTGAAAAACCAAAGGTTCCAACATCAGCTGTTGTCTGGAAGGACTACGCACAGCCAATCGGCAAGATGATGCTTGGAGCAACAAGCATGGCGCTTGTAGGGGCATTCGTGTCCAACAAGCTATTCAATAAAGAAGGCAAAGGCCATGAAGAGGATGGAGGTGGCAGCCATGAGTAA
- the fdnG gene encoding formate dehydrogenase-N subunit alpha, producing MNLNRRQFLKLSGATAATLAVVELGFNEKEVHAKSKELKIAKATVTPTICAFCGVGCGILVHTKDNTVVYTEGDPDSPVNEGTLCSKGTTIRQVYTSEKRLTKPLYRAPGSKKWEEKSWDWMYETIAKRTKETRDKTFIEKENGMFVNKTEAIASLGGAALDNEETYLLAKMMRGLGVVYLEHQARIUHSSTVAGLAPTVGRGAMTNHWSDLQNTDCALIMGGNPAENHPISFRWLTKAKEKGGKIVSVDPRFTRTSSKADVYASLRSGTDIAFMGGMINYALENNLIHREYVAEYTNASFIVKKDFEFNDGLFSGYDEATRKYDKTKWAFETDEEGNPKKDKTLTHPRSVFQLLKKHFSRYDVDSVIAVTGTPKEDYLKVCETFCSTSKIGKSGTIMYAMGTTQHTVGTQNVRAFGIIQLLLGNIGLPGGGINAMRGESNVQGSTDFALLYHLLPGYVGTPTAIPEHATLEGYNKKETPSGGYWSNKPKFLVSMLKAWYGPNATKANEFGYQYLPKGNKNYSHINLFNAMYKGELEGAFLFGTNPVVGGPNAGKEKEALSNLKWMVAVDLWETETSAFWQEEAGSDPSKIDTEVFLLPAASSYEKEGSVSNSSRWMQYRWKAIDPKGESLADLEIIHMLVKNIKALYQNESSAAAKQINALYWNYGEGHHPDIDLVAKEINGYDLKTGQLLKGFGDLKDDGTTSSGNWIYSGFYPEEGKNRSKNRDNKDTGGGNFLNWAYAWPANRRILYNRASADPSGKPWSDKKAVIWWDGSQKKWTGNDIPDFKPTVAPSDAGGTNPFIMINGGVGGLFAPTLNDGPFPEHYEPFESPVKNTFSSQEINPAVVIIEGEFNLKGDSKKYPIVGTTYRVSEHWQSGSMTRNQEWLSELSGHMYIEMSEELAKEKGIKNKDKIIVSSARGDITAYAMVTKRFKPHMMNGKKVHQVGMPWHFGYKGIATGDTANRLTPHIGDANTTIPEYKAFLCDIRRAD from the coding sequence ATCAACCTGAATCGCCGGCAGTTCTTGAAGCTGTCAGGTGCCACTGCGGCGACCCTGGCGGTTGTCGAGTTGGGCTTTAACGAAAAAGAGGTCCATGCAAAATCAAAAGAACTCAAGATTGCCAAAGCTACTGTTACACCAACCATTTGTGCATTCTGCGGCGTAGGCTGCGGAATCTTGGTACACACAAAGGACAATACTGTGGTTTATACGGAAGGGGATCCGGATAGCCCAGTCAACGAAGGTACACTTTGCAGTAAAGGTACAACAATCAGACAAGTCTACACATCTGAAAAACGCTTAACAAAGCCATTATATCGAGCTCCTGGCAGCAAGAAATGGGAAGAGAAAAGCTGGGACTGGATGTATGAAACAATTGCAAAACGTACGAAGGAAACACGCGACAAAACATTCATTGAGAAAGAAAATGGCATGTTTGTCAATAAGACCGAAGCCATTGCGAGCTTAGGCGGAGCAGCTCTTGATAATGAAGAGACTTATCTGCTTGCGAAAATGATGAGAGGGCTTGGCGTCGTTTATCTCGAACACCAGGCACGAATATGACACAGTTCTACGGTTGCCGGTCTGGCACCTACAGTAGGGCGTGGAGCAATGACAAACCATTGGAGCGATCTGCAAAATACCGATTGTGCATTGATCATGGGCGGGAATCCTGCCGAGAATCACCCAATTTCTTTCAGATGGTTGACTAAAGCGAAAGAAAAAGGCGGCAAAATCGTCTCTGTTGACCCTCGTTTCACGAGGACCTCATCAAAGGCTGACGTCTATGCTTCGCTTCGCTCAGGAACGGATATTGCCTTCATGGGCGGAATGATCAACTATGCGTTAGAGAATAACTTGATCCACAGAGAGTATGTTGCTGAATATACAAATGCATCTTTCATTGTAAAAAAAGATTTTGAGTTCAATGATGGACTATTCAGCGGGTATGACGAAGCAACCCGCAAGTATGACAAAACGAAATGGGCTTTTGAAACAGACGAAGAAGGCAATCCGAAAAAGGATAAAACCCTTACACATCCGCGATCTGTATTCCAGCTGCTGAAGAAGCATTTCTCACGCTATGATGTCGATTCAGTAATCGCGGTAACAGGAACACCAAAAGAAGATTACCTGAAAGTCTGTGAGACTTTCTGTTCAACAAGCAAGATTGGCAAATCCGGTACGATCATGTATGCGATGGGTACGACCCAGCATACGGTTGGAACACAGAACGTCCGTGCTTTTGGAATCATCCAATTGCTGCTTGGAAATATCGGTCTGCCTGGCGGCGGAATCAACGCGATGCGCGGAGAGTCCAATGTACAGGGATCCACTGATTTTGCTCTGCTTTATCACCTGCTTCCAGGATATGTTGGAACGCCAACTGCAATCCCTGAGCATGCGACATTAGAAGGCTACAACAAAAAGGAAACACCATCTGGCGGTTACTGGAGCAACAAACCTAAGTTCCTAGTCAGTATGCTGAAGGCCTGGTATGGCCCGAATGCGACAAAAGCGAACGAATTTGGATACCAGTACCTTCCGAAAGGAAACAAGAACTACTCGCATATCAATTTGTTCAATGCTATGTATAAAGGCGAACTGGAAGGCGCGTTCTTATTTGGAACAAACCCTGTAGTCGGCGGCCCGAATGCAGGCAAGGAAAAAGAAGCGCTGTCAAATCTTAAATGGATGGTAGCGGTTGACCTTTGGGAAACCGAAACATCTGCTTTCTGGCAAGAGGAAGCGGGCAGTGACCCATCGAAGATCGATACAGAAGTTTTCCTTCTGCCGGCAGCAAGCTCTTATGAGAAAGAGGGCAGTGTGTCTAACTCTTCACGCTGGATGCAATACCGCTGGAAGGCGATTGATCCAAAAGGAGAATCTTTGGCTGACTTGGAAATCATTCACATGCTGGTCAAGAATATCAAGGCCCTTTATCAAAATGAAAGTTCAGCTGCAGCCAAGCAGATCAATGCGTTGTATTGGAACTATGGTGAAGGCCACCATCCGGATATCGACCTTGTCGCAAAGGAAATCAATGGCTATGACCTGAAAACAGGACAACTCTTGAAAGGCTTCGGCGACCTGAAGGATGATGGTACAACAAGCTCTGGTAACTGGATTTATTCAGGCTTCTATCCAGAGGAAGGCAAGAACCGCTCCAAGAATCGTGACAACAAGGATACTGGCGGCGGGAACTTCCTGAACTGGGCATATGCATGGCCTGCGAACCGCCGAATCCTTTACAACCGTGCATCTGCTGATCCAAGCGGAAAGCCATGGAGCGACAAAAAAGCGGTCATCTGGTGGGATGGAAGCCAGAAGAAATGGACTGGAAATGACATTCCTGACTTCAAGCCAACAGTAGCACCTTCAGATGCAGGCGGAACGAATCCGTTCATCATGATCAACGGCGGAGTCGGAGGTCTATTCGCGCCAACGCTGAATGACGGTCCGTTCCCTGAACACTATGAACCGTTTGAAAGCCCGGTGAAAAATACCTTCTCTAGCCAGGAAATCAACCCGGCAGTTGTCATCATTGAGGGCGAGTTCAACCTGAAAGGCGACAGCAAGAAATATCCGATCGTCGGTACAACTTACAGGGTTTCTGAGCACTGGCAGTCTGGTTCGATGACACGTAATCAGGAATGGCTGTCCGAGCTGTCAGGCCATATGTATATTGAAATGAGTGAAGAACTCGCAAAGGAAAAAGGCATCAAGAACAAAGATAAAATCATTGTCAGCTCGGCCCGTGGTGATATCACAGCCTATGCAATGGTTACCAAGCGCTTCAAGCCTCATATGATGAACGGCAAGAAGGTGCATCAGGTCGGCATGCCTTGGCACTTTGGCTATAAAGGAATTGCAACAGGGGATACAGCAAACCGCTTGACACCTCATATCGGGGATGCGAATACGACCATTCCTGAATATAAGGCATTCCTCTGTGATATAAGGAGGGCTGACTAA
- a CDS encoding formate dehydrogenase accessory protein FdhE codes for MKKSVVSKEYQKLQKDIIQLQEQWKTSLDPDCVRPKIDKAAMEAGVPVTALAAIDFDISLFLQWIEDIGGLLSKYQPEIESSMQTIKSLMDEETAKRWIDEAFAFNYIYFASFAEENELDGWIPQFVAETVLRPYLQLTAAKVQDEIHHGVHGAGCPVCGEPVRLAQLEGEGKKVLHCPRCSAHWNDRRVACSHCGNNDHETVKILTIEGESAAQIQICEECKGYTKVIDTRQYIVKPTPAMLDLNTIHLDFVAQEHGYKSAGETKQTN; via the coding sequence ATGAAAAAGTCCGTTGTCTCAAAAGAGTATCAGAAATTGCAGAAGGATATCATTCAATTGCAGGAACAATGGAAGACATCTCTGGATCCTGACTGTGTCCGTCCCAAGATTGATAAAGCTGCGATGGAGGCAGGAGTGCCTGTCACTGCGTTAGCGGCTATTGATTTTGATATTTCCCTATTCTTACAGTGGATAGAGGATATAGGTGGGCTTTTATCGAAGTATCAACCAGAGATAGAAAGTTCGATGCAGACTATTAAAAGTCTTATGGATGAAGAGACAGCTAAGAGATGGATCGATGAAGCATTTGCTTTTAACTATATTTACTTTGCCAGTTTTGCTGAGGAAAATGAGCTGGATGGCTGGATTCCGCAATTCGTTGCAGAAACAGTGCTACGTCCATACCTTCAGCTGACTGCTGCCAAGGTCCAGGATGAAATTCATCACGGTGTACACGGCGCTGGCTGCCCTGTATGCGGAGAACCTGTACGCCTTGCACAGCTTGAGGGAGAAGGAAAGAAAGTACTCCACTGCCCGCGTTGTTCGGCTCACTGGAATGACCGCCGCGTAGCTTGCTCACATTGCGGAAATAACGATCATGAAACAGTGAAAATCCTGACAATCGAAGGCGAATCAGCCGCGCAAATCCAGATTTGTGAAGAATGCAAAGGGTATACTAAAGTAATCGATACAAGACAATATATCGTAAAGCCAACACCAGCAATGCTCGACCTGAACACTATCCATTTGGATTTTGTTGCCCAGGAGCATGGATATAAATCTGCTGGAGAAACAAAACAGACAAACTAA
- the pdxK gene encoding pyridoxine/pyridoxal/pyridoxamine kinase, whose product MSLKKVLTIAGSDTSGGAGIQADLKTFQELGVYGMTALTTIVTMDPKNHWHHEVFPQPVELVEKQLETVLSVGIDAMKTGMLGTVEIIELSARKIDEHKLDRVVIDPVMVCKGEDEVLMPENTDAMRELLLPRATVVTPNLFEAWQLAQTGPIRTIDDMKEAAVRIHDLGAKNVMIKGGNKLNHEKAVDLLYDGKDFTLFESEKVETSFTHGAGCTFASAITAQLAKGKTVPEALEVAKGFITEAIKHGFRLNEYVGPTAHLAYNKYAGGNRGE is encoded by the coding sequence ATGAGTTTGAAAAAGGTGTTAACAATCGCGGGTTCCGATACAAGCGGCGGCGCTGGCATCCAGGCTGACCTTAAAACCTTTCAGGAGCTGGGCGTATATGGAATGACCGCTCTTACCACGATTGTGACAATGGATCCTAAAAATCACTGGCATCATGAAGTTTTCCCACAGCCAGTTGAGCTTGTCGAAAAGCAGCTTGAAACGGTTCTTTCCGTTGGAATAGATGCAATGAAGACAGGTATGCTCGGAACAGTCGAGATCATCGAGCTATCTGCACGTAAAATCGATGAGCATAAATTGGACAGGGTAGTCATCGACCCTGTAATGGTATGTAAAGGGGAAGACGAGGTTCTCATGCCTGAAAACACAGATGCAATGAGAGAATTGCTTCTGCCAAGAGCAACAGTTGTCACTCCGAACCTGTTTGAAGCATGGCAACTCGCTCAAACCGGGCCAATCCGTACAATAGATGACATGAAGGAAGCAGCGGTAAGAATCCATGATCTAGGCGCGAAGAACGTTATGATTAAAGGTGGAAACAAGCTGAACCACGAAAAAGCAGTGGACCTTCTATATGATGGAAAAGATTTCACTCTTTTCGAATCCGAAAAGGTCGAAACAAGCTTCACACATGGTGCAGGCTGCACATTCGCTTCCGCGATCACTGCACAGCTGGCAAAAGGCAAAACAGTACCTGAAGCATTGGAAGTGGCGAAGGGATTCATCACCGAAGCCATCAAGCACGGCTTCAGGCTGAATGAATATGTAGGCCCAACCGCACACCTCGCGTACAACAAGTACGCAGGCGGCAATCGCGGGGAATAA
- a CDS encoding DUF2512 family protein, translating to MNHAKALLIKGIMTFAVLLLLIGSFAGIGDILVITLVLGAISYLAGDLFILPKTSNLTASLSDLALSFFVIWGLGLMLFEQSNGIVFAALFASVLIASGEWFFHSYMADRVLRINRKI from the coding sequence ATGAACCATGCAAAGGCATTATTGATAAAAGGCATCATGACATTTGCAGTTCTTCTTCTATTAATAGGGAGTTTTGCTGGGATCGGAGATATTCTCGTCATTACGCTCGTTCTTGGAGCGATTTCCTATCTTGCCGGTGACTTGTTTATTCTTCCGAAAACAAGCAATCTTACCGCCTCTTTATCCGACCTGGCCCTTTCATTTTTCGTGATATGGGGACTTGGGTTGATGTTGTTCGAGCAAAGTAATGGTATTGTTTTCGCTGCTCTATTTGCTTCCGTATTGATCGCTTCTGGTGAATGGTTCTTCCACAGTTATATGGCAGATCGGGTTCTTCGTATTAATCGGAAGATATAG
- a CDS encoding ABC transporter ATP-binding protein, with protein MIVSIKNVSKSYGKHKVLENINLEIESGEIFGLLGPSGAGKTTLVRQLVGLEMPSEGENFLFGEKLPSLKLIERIGYMAQSDALYTELSAKENLEFFASLFGLKGTHRKKRILEVLQLVDLSDHLNKLVTNYSGGMKRRLSLASALLHEPELLILDEPTVGIDPVLRQSIWSGFYDLKAEGKTLIVTTHVMDEAEKCDRLGLIRDGRLIAVGTPAELKEKTGSASVEEAFLAYGGVQHEN; from the coding sequence ATGATTGTATCAATCAAAAACGTAAGTAAAAGTTATGGCAAACATAAGGTTTTAGAGAATATCAATCTAGAGATTGAGAGCGGAGAAATTTTTGGACTGCTTGGTCCCTCTGGAGCAGGAAAAACTACGCTTGTCCGGCAGCTCGTTGGGCTTGAAATGCCGAGTGAAGGTGAAAATTTTCTTTTCGGCGAAAAACTGCCTTCCTTAAAGCTTATTGAAAGGATTGGCTATATGGCCCAATCGGACGCACTTTACACTGAATTATCTGCGAAAGAAAATCTTGAATTCTTTGCTTCCTTGTTCGGGCTCAAGGGCACGCACCGGAAAAAACGTATTTTAGAAGTATTGCAGCTTGTCGACTTGTCTGATCATCTAAACAAACTGGTAACCAATTATTCTGGCGGCATGAAGCGTCGTCTATCGCTCGCTTCCGCACTGCTTCATGAGCCAGAGCTGCTGATCCTCGATGAACCGACTGTCGGCATTGATCCTGTTCTGCGCCAGAGCATTTGGTCAGGTTTCTATGATTTAAAGGCAGAGGGAAAGACGCTGATCGTTACAACACATGTCATGGACGAAGCCGAAAAATGCGACAGGCTTGGACTGATTCGAGATGGACGTCTGATCGCGGTCGGCACTCCTGCAGAATTGAAGGAAAAGACTGGGTCTGCCAGCGTTGAGGAAGCATTTTTAGCATACGGAGGTGTCCAGCATGAGAATTAG